The Proteiniphilum propionicum genome contains the following window.
CGGCGTGGCACAACCGGTTTTATGCAAACGTCACCTCCCAAATAGACGAAACCATATTTGCTCCCCTTTTCAAACAGGGTAACATGGGCGCTCCCAATGCTTCCATACGGGTGATTATCGGAATGTCCATCATCAAGGAGGGTTTTGGCTGTAGCGATGAAGATCTGTTCGATAAATGCCAGTTCGATCTCCTGGTGCGTAAAGCCCTGGGTCTAGTCTCCCTGAGTGATGTTGCACCCTCTATCGATACTTATTATTTACTGAGAAGGCGTATTTGTGAATACGAAAACCGGTATGGTGTAAACCTGATGGAAAAGAGCTTCGAGCAGCTCACTGGCGACCAACTCTCCACCTTCAAGATATCCGGCAAATCTGTCCGTATGGACAGTAAGCTCATTGGCAGCAACATCGCCTGGTACTCCCGTTTCGAGATCATTCACAACACTTTCCGCGGGTTTATCAAGGACCTGGGCGATAGGGGGATGCTTCTTTTGAACCCCAGGCTCAGGAAACAGGTACTTCTATTTTTTAGAAGAAGATGCTCAGAATATGGTTTACCGCTTAAACAGTGAAACTCTCGGCGAGAAAATCTCTTCCCTGGGTGGGCTCATTTATCAGGTTCTTAAACGCCTTGCAGAGACCACTACCGGCTACGACCTTCTTCACCGTGTCTTCCACGAGCAATACGAGGTGGTCAAGGGACAGGCTATCCTTCGTCCCAAAGAGGACATCACGGCCAGGAGCGTTCAAAACCACAATGACCCCGATGCCGATTATCGAAAAAAAAGGAGACCAGAAGGTAAAGGGCTACAGTGTGAACATCACCGAGACCTGTGATGACACTGATGAACAGAAGGACAAACCCAACCTGATCGTAAACGTTCAGGTGAAACCGGCAAGTGCTGCAGACAATGGCTACCTGAAGGATGCCGTTACCAACATCCAGGAGAAGGTAAGCACCGATATAATAGAGAAAGTCTATGCCGATGGTGCTTATCAATCCCCCTGGTAACAGGGAGTTTGCCGATATGAACTCAATTGAACTTATAACAAGCGGATTACAAGGGAGACAATCTAAATATGACCTGGAGATGAAGGAGGGTGAGCTGGTTGTCACCCATATCGAAACCGGAGAGATTATCCCTGCATACAAAACCGGGGATAAATGGAGGATTGCCACCACAGGCAAGAGCAAGTACCGGTATTTTACGAACGAACAGATAGCAACTGCAGAACTAAGACACGAACTCGCGGCTATCCCCGGGCAGGAACAGATGAAAAGAAACAACGTGGAGGCAACCATCTTTCAGTATTGCTTCCATACGAGGAACAACAAAACACGATACAGAGGTTTGCTCAGGCACAAATTATTTACTTTCGCCAGATGTTTATGGATAAACCATGTCCGCCTTGGAAATTATCTGATAACAATAAGTCAAAGAGCGCATGAAAATGGTTTAATAACCGATTTTCGCTATATAAAGACCTCCATAAGGGAGAAACTTTTTATCGTGTTTGATTTTTTACTTCCTTGCTTCTCAAAAATAGGAAATGAAAAATCAACGAATTACTTTTTTAAACTTAAAATTGCCACTATTTAAAGTGGACTCGTACTTTAATAATGGAAAATATAAATGGAAAAGTCAGATTTTTTTGAATCCTCTCTTTTTGATAGGATATCCTAAAACGAAGCTGAAAAAGCTACAATGAAAGTCAGCGGTTTTTCTAACAGATATCCTTGAAAAGTTTATGAGATGATTGATTTTGTAAAAAAATATAAGCCATATTTAATAGCGGTATTGCTTGTAACAGTTTCACTTTTGATAGCGAGATTTGTATGTTCAATTGATTTCAAATCACTCAAAAACTATTTAAGTGAAATGCCAGGGATGTTTGCCGGAGTTATTACGGCGTCTCTCTGCGCCTATATCTCCTCTACTCTGTCATGGAGGTTGTGTATGGGTAATGAGGGCAAAAAAGTGCCTTTTATAGAGTTGTTCATGTACAGGCATGTTGGAGAGATGCTATCTTTTTTTAATCCAACCAGCATAGTTGCAGGTGAGAGCCTGAAAGCTATCATACTTGCCAAGAAAGGAGTCTCTGCCAAGCATGGAATTAGTTCCATCCTGCTGCAGAGGGTTCTGATTATTTTCTCGGGACTCTTTCTGGGTGTAGTCACCATGATGTATCTTACCCTTGGACATATATTAAACAGCAGGAATGTGCTTATGGTTATTATTGTGTCAGCACTGCCACTTTTAATGGCACATCAGGTAATGCGCTTTCTAGTACATCCGAAACTTTTCATTGGTAAAACGATGGAGAACCTGAAGAAAAAAACCGGCTGGCCAGTTTTTTCAGATAACCTAATTACTTCCGCTTATGAAATGAACGAGGCCTCTTCTATTTTTTTCCACGAAAACAAGATGAAGTTCTTTTTGGCATTTCTCATGTGCATTATTTACTGGTTATTTGGTGCAGCTGAATTTTACATTATTCTAAACATGATGGGTATGGAGATATCCATCATTCAAGCCTCGGCAGTAGAGATGGGGGTGATGTTGTTTAAAGCTGCAGGAGCTATTGTTCCCGGGCAGATAGGCGTAGAAGAGTATGGCAACAAAGTAATGTTGGATGTCATAGGAATTGTAAGTAACGAAATATGGCTTGTAGTCACTCTTATAAGAAGGGGGCGTCAGCTTTTATGGCTAATGATTGCCGGAATATTTATGTTGATCATATCAAAAACATTGAGTCCCCTCCGATAAGTCTTTTTTTGCTGAAAATTCCGCAAAGAGCGCCATTGATTTTCTGCGAGTTGCGACCTTCTGAAATCGGGTTTTGGAGTTTTCGGAGCAGACTCAACATTACAAATAAAACTAAATAAATAACCAAAATCATTTATGAGTCCCATTAAATAAGTCAATTATCTCCAAAATTCACATAACACATACTTATTATCAGCATGTTCCAGTCTATTAGAATCTGGGTTAAGGGTTTTTGACAGACTCATTAGGGAGGCTAACTTTGGAGCTTCAATACCGGTACGTGTAATGTTATTCATAACCTCCAACCTATTCAGCAGAAGTCGCAAACTTCAAACATACAGGCATGCTGATATAAATATCCTTGTTTATATCTGTCAATAATCCTGTTTCTTCATTAATACGAAATACCTGAATCACATTATCATCTCTGCAGGCAACCAGCAGAAACTTTCCATTAGGTGTAATTACGAAATTCCTGGGATGTTTACCTGTAGGCTGATAACCCACTTTTTCCAGTGTCCCGTCATCGCTATTAATTGAAAAGATGGACACACCATCTGCCTGAAGGCGGTTGGAAGCATAAAGGTAACGTCCATCCGGAGAAACATGTATATCAGCACTGCCACGTGCTCCGACAGTGTCGGAGGCAATAACCTGCTTTTGTTGAAGCTCTCCGAAATGGTAGTCATACACTATAATCTCACCAGACAACTCACCCAGCAAGTAAAGATACCTTCCACCGTCAGGATGAAAGTCGAAATGACGCGGACCGGTTCCGGCAGGGGCAGCAAACTCTGTTAAACTGCTTTCATATATTGATGGCTGCCCTTCGAACGGGGTATCGCTAACACTGAAACGATACAGTTTATCTGTCCCCAGATCGGTTGCAAAGAGGAAATGCCCGTCGGGAGAATATCTCACAGAATGCAAATGCGGGCTCTCCTGGCGTTTTGTATCAGGACCGGAACCTTCAAACAACATCACCGATGTTGCAGGTGTGAGGCTTCCATCACTTTTCACCTGAAACGACGAGATGCTGCCACCGCCATAGTTTGCAGTATGCACATTTTTACCCCTGTTGTCAATTGTAATATAACAAGGACCCGCGCTGTTGGTAAGCTGCGAATTTATATTTGTAAGGTTACCGTTTTTTTTATCGAAAGCGAAAGCATGGACTGCGCTGTTTCCCTTATCATTCTCTCCCACTGTATAAACATACTTTTCGTCAGGGCTGAGAACAAGGTACGACGGGTTTGACACAACTGCCATGCTAATCTGGCCTGATTCGCCTGTAACGGTATCGAACCGGTAAACATAAACACCTTTGCTCCCTTCTGCAGAAGTGTAGGTGCCGGCCAGAAGGAACATTTCACCCTCTTTTGCCATCACCACAGATTTCTCACTTCGTGGTGCTTTTGTGGCATCGGGTTTACCGGAACAATTTCCGGTGCAAGAAGCCGACAAAGCACCAATCAAACAAACCATTGCTAAATTTTTATACATTACTGTTATTTTATTGTTGTTGACACGAAATTAGGCTAATTTCCTGAGAATATATCACTTTTTTCAAAATATTTGATTCATAAAGGCAGGAAATAATCAATTCAAGTTTCACATGTTAAGTATTCAACTAAATATTAAACTGACAATGTTTTGTGACCCATTTTCCGATTTGCAGGCTATCTGATAAATAACTTGCTTTGCTCAAACAGCTTATCAGATCACGCCTGTTTCATCGAATGGGTTCACGCTAAATATTTCATATGTCTCATACTTAGCTGTATATGTTTTAATTTATACATACAAAACTTAAGTAATCAATATTATATAAATATTTTAAGTTCCGCATGTATACATTTTGATGTGAATATAACTTGTTATCATATATTTATATATTTTCGAAGCATCTGAATCATATGAAACAATTATGCCCGTTATGTAAACCCGGCATTTACGTGATGTAAAACATTGCCAGCAGTAAAATTTATCTGAAATAGTGTCATAAGCAAAAGTTGAAGTATTAAGTACAAATTTAGAAAACTGTTACAGTTGATGTATAATCTGTAACCATTTTTTAGAATTCATTTTGTTTTAAAAGTTGCGAATATGGCTTTGTCTGCTTACTTTTGCATTTTAAAAAACGCAAACTTTGAACATAATTTTATCATGTTATCAAAAATATTATCTGTAACGGGACGTCCCGGCTTGTTTAAACTCATATCAACCGGCAAAAATCTGAATATTGTAGAATCGCTAAACGACAGTAAACGCATTCCTGTTTACGCACATGAAAAAGTGGTTGCATTGAGCGATGTATCGATGTACACAATGGATAGCGACGTTCCCCTGCGGGATGTTTTAAAAAAGATAAAAGAGAAAGAGAACGGAAACAGGGTCACTATTGGCTCCAAATCATCGGCAAAAGAGCTCTTCGCTTTCCTTGAAGAGATCCTTCCGGATTACAACAAAGAGAGTGTCTATGCTTCTGATGTAAAAAAATTGATCTCATGGTATAACATTCTTATGGAAAGCGACATCGATCTGGAGGAGGAAGAGAAAACGGAAGAAACCCCATCAGAGAATCCCGAAGCCGGGGAAGAAGCGGAAGAAACCCCATCAGAAAATTCCGAAGCCGGGGAAATAACTAAACAAAAAGATTAGACATTATCGTTCATATATACAGCAATTGCACCTGTAAGACAATACTATGTAACAGAGAAAACAAATCTGCGATTGAAAGAACTTTTTAGATTGGGAATTTAACTTTTCCGTAAATAAACCGTATCTTTGCATGTTTAAAAACTATTTTGAATTTGAACTTAAAAAACTTAATTACACGTGCAGTGGCCGGGATAATCTATATACTGGTCGTGCTTTTGGGTATATTGGGGGGAAGGTTTTCATTTTTAGCCATCTTCGGAGCCATTTTAGGAACTGGTTTATTTGAGTTTTACCGGATGGTAGAAAAAGACACTTCTCATGCTATAAGTAAAATATTCAATATTGTGATGGGATTGCTTATATTCGTAGCAGTCTTCCTTTATCAGGAAAATATAAACAACTATGCACTTCCTGTGATGATAATGCTATATATGCTTGTTCTTATAGCATCCTCTGTATTCATACGCAGGCACGATATTCTTCATGGGATCATCTACTCTGTCTTTGGACAGGTATATATAACAATGCCTCTGAGCCTGCTTATGTTTATCTCCTATTCGTATCATGCAGAACTTACTGGGGGCGGATACGATTGGGTTCCCATACTTGCATTGTTTGTTTTTCTATGGGTAAACGATACTGCAGCATACTTTATTGGATCTATAATCGGAAAACACAAACTAATAGAACATATCTCTCCCAAAAAGTCGGTCGAAGGTTTTATCGCCGGTATACTTTTTACGCTCCTGGCATCAATTATATATGCCCGCGTATATACAGAATTCTCGACCTTCTTCTGGATGGGTTTTGCCTTTGTTGTATCCCTGTCAGGCACTCTTGGCGATCTATTTGAGTCGCTCATAAAACGTACATGTGCAGTAAAAGACGCCGGACAACTTATCCCGGGACACGGAGGCATTCTTGACAGGATAGACAGCCTTATTGTAGCAGTACCTGCTGTATACCTTTATCTGATAATCTTCCTCTCTTTTTAGACACTTTCAGTATCAATTTAAGAACAAAATCCTTATTACAAATGTTTTTATGATATCATAGAGCAAATTATCGGTTTTCTGTTTAGAATTTTACAGTACAGCTCTTTCATCTTTTAAAGAGGTAGGACGATGAACAAAAAAATAATTGGAACGAACGCAAGGATAATCTGGAATCTCCTGAATAACAGCCAGAAGTGGAATGTATCACAGTTATGCGAAGCGTCAGGGCTGTCTGAAAAGGAAATATATACCGCTATAGGCTGGTTAGCCAGAGAAAATAAGATTGAGATAGAGAAATCCCCAGGCGGAAATGAAGATTACTATTTGGTGATAGAGTATTACTTCTGACCATTCTTTCGGCATAGATAAAAAAAGTCTGAAATTAACCATTCAGACTTTTTAGGGACTATCAGTTTCACATCACCCCTTTTTCTCGCAACCTCAGCTGCCACTTCCAGGCTGATGCCATTGTATCTTCAATTGTCTCCCTGGCTTTCCATCCCAACACATTGTTTGCCTTATCGGGTTGAGCCCAGATTTGTTCAATATCTCCCTCACGGCGTCCTACAACCTTGTAGTTCAAAGCTTCACCGGATACTTTTTCAAATACATGAATCAGCTCCAGCACTGACAATCCGTTACCTGTTCCCAGATTAAAGATCTCCACTTTTTCTGCAGATTTATCTTCGAGCATCCTTTCAATAGCAATCACATGGGCTTTTGCAAGATCAACCACATTTATAAAGTCACGTATACAGGTTCCATCGGGAGTATTATAATCATCACCAAAGACACTTAACTGCTGCCTGATGCCAATACCTGTCTGAGTTATATAAGGAACCAGATTCTGAGGAACGCCAAGCGGCAACTCTCCAATTTCTGCAGAGGGGTGAGAACCTATGGGATTGAAGTAACGAAGGATTATGCTTTTAATGGGTGCACCAGAATGAACAAAATCCTGTATAATCTCCTCGTTTATCTGTTTTGTATTTCCATAGGGTGATGCTGCAGGTTTAATAGGTGCATTTTCGTCGATCGGATTTATATCGGGCTCTCCATAAACAGTACAGGATGAAGAGAAAACTATTCCCTTGACGTTGTATTGTGGCATTAACTCCAACAGATTGATCAAAGAAACCAGGTTGTTGCGATAATACATGAGCGGTTTTTGTACCGACTCGCCTACGGCCTTGCTGGCTGCAAAATGAATGATTCCGTCGAAGGAATATTTCTTAAACAAAGACTTCATCGCCTCAAAATCAGTACAGTCTAGTTTATCGAAAATAGGGCGTTTGCCGGTAATTCGCGTTATACCTTCAAGAACATCGGCATTGGAATTTGACAGATTATCAATAATAATCACTTCGTAACCGGCTTGTTGCAACTCTACCACTGTGTGAGACCCGATATATCCGGTTCCCCCCGTCACAAGAATTCTTTTTGACATAAAAATATAAAAGTTTTTGTGTTAATATCTGCTGAATACAAAAATACGAAATAAAAAACTATCAGTCCGGCTTTTTTATGATAAAATATTGCCAGGATCTATTTATTTCCAGATAGCTCAAGGCTTTAATAACTTATGAAAAACCATTGTGTATCGATTTTTTTTATTATTTTTGTTATAATTAATATGTGTGGAATTGACATGTCTTTTTTCTCATGACAAAATACAATGTAAAAACATACTATAAAAAGGATGATCTCCCTCCACTGGAGGAGCGCAATTTTTTTCACTTTTCTGCATCATTCGACTGGTATGGAAATTCCCCTACTTACACCCCTTTCATGCTTGTTGCTTTTGAAAAAGAGAGGCCTGTGGCTGCAATGTTTGCAATTATTATGCGCATAAACCACTTCTTCAGAGGTTCTTTATTCAAGCGGTGCTTTATCTCCCAACAACCCGATTTCTTTGAAGAAGGACTTCCCCAAATAGAGATATTCGAGTTACTAATAACACAACTTGTAAAGGAGGTGCGAAAGAAGGTTTTTCTGATCCGATACGAAAATCTGGGTAACGCTATTTTCGGATATAAGGGCTTTAGAGATAACCATTTCTACTCGGTGAAGTGGATTAACATAAGGAACTCTTTACAACGTAAAAGAAAAATATGGGATCAGCTCTCACCATCGAGAAAAAATCAGGTAAATAAAGCTATAAGAAAGGGCGTGGTGATGGAAGAGTTTACTTCTGAAGAGAACTTACACGAGATATACAATCTAATTCAGAATACCAATAACAAAAAAATATCGAGACGCTTCCCTCCATATAAATATTTTGAAAACTTTTTCCATTATTACATTAAGACAGGGAAAGGTAAAATAATGATTACTCGTTATCAAGGCAAAATAATAGGAGGAGCCATTTTGGGATTCGAAAAAAACAATACTGTGTACTGCCTCTACTATTGGGGGAAAACGAAAAGATACAAAATGCTATATCCTACAATATTCACAATATATTCAGCTATGAAAATGGCGGAAGAGAACGGATTCAGATATTTTGATTTTATGGATGTGGTTTTTTTAAATAAAAATGCCGGAAGATCACGTTTCCTGCTCCAGTTTGGCGGAAAACAAAGAGCTACGAGACGCTGGTACAGGTTCAATTGGGGACTACTAAACTTCTTTGCAAACCGAATATACGATTAAAATTAAAATTGGGATAGAAATACAATTCATCAAAATATGCAAACAAAAATAAACAATTCACGGACTCTGACAATTATCGACAAACAAATACTAAATATGTTTAAATGACTGATATTTCTCATCAAAACATTTGGAAAAAAGAAAAGGAAAGTGTAATTTTGCTACGTGTTTTTCATGGTATTAGATTTAAGGTTAACAATGAAGATTGGTTGTCGTGAGACAACCATTCCTTTTTTATATAGGTTTATACCTGATTGCTCGCATTTTAAATCAAACTAAATTATCTCCTGTTATTTATATTTTTCCCACAATGACTTATGGATAGTCTCTTTTGTACGTTCAATCAATTGTGGAATGTCTGCTTCAGAAAGGTTTTCGGTAGGTATAGGTTCATGGATTATAAGTTCCATTTTCTTACAAAGCCTTAACCGCAAAGAGTTTCTTACCAGAACTTCATACGAGCCATTGATAGTTAACGGAACAATCGGCAGCTTCATATCATATGCAATATGGTAAGCACCCTTTTTGAAGCGCCCCATTTTACCTGTTACGGTACGTGCCCCCTCGGGAAAGATAACCATTGATGAACCATCGGCAATTTGTTCTTTAGCTTTTTCAATTGTAGCTTTTCTAGAGGCAAGCGTTGAGTTATCAACAAAAACATGTCCTGCTTTTTTAGATGCAAATCCCACAAAGGGGATGTTTCGCAAACTTTGTTTTTGTACCCATTTGATATTCTGATTTAAAAAGCCATAAACCAGAAAAATATCAAAAGCTCCCTGATGATTGGCAATAAACACATAGGATTGTTGCGGATCGAGATTTTCATACCCTTTCGTTTTAATGCGGCATAAAGCAAGACGGCAGGTAAGCTTCGACCACCATTTCGGGGGGAAATACCCCCAGAACCTGCTCCCGAAAATGGGAGCCATAGTTATAACGATCAGCGCCGTTAGAAGAGTAAACAAAATGAATACCGGCACGAAAATAATCCATTGATATAAAAAACGCAGTATCTCTTTCACAACTTTTATAATCTTTTCTGTTCCCGATTACAAAAATAAACATTTTCGCATATTGTCAGGACAAAAAAGAATAGTTATTTGCTCAGCCCGGTCATTTTTGTGATTAAAGTAAATTTTTATGCAAAATAATTTCCTCGTTTGTTGAATTTTGTGTTTATTTGCGTTACGAAATCAAAAACATAATTATTATACACACATGAAAGAGTTAGCAAAATACATCGGGGTAATAGTAATGCTCATTGGCGTTGCTTTTTTAATAGTACCTTTTTTAATGGGAACAACCAATAACTCCAATCTGATAATTGGATTGGTATTGGTTATTGAAGGAATGCTGGGCTATATTTATGTGAACAATATGAAAAGAGGGTCCCTCTTCAGCAATATCCTCTGGGCAATTGTTCTGTTAGTAGTGCCATTTATCATTTTCTTCTTTGCAAAACGCAGAGCCTACTCAGAAAAAGAAATTGCTGCATACAATTAATAAAAACAAGGTGTATTTTTTAGTAAACAATAAACCCTGAGATTAATTTCTCAGGGTTTATTGTTTTTACCTTGACCGTCTCAAATATTCCAACGCTCTTTGCATATCTTCAGGTGTATCGATGCCTATTGTCTCATGCTCAGTCACTGCCACCTTTATACGATATCCATTTTCAATCCATCGAAGCTGTTCCAGGGACTCTGCCTTTTCCAGAGCAGATGGTAGCAGCTTCGTAATCTCCACCAGTATATCTGTTCTATAACCGTATATGCCAATATGTTTGTAGAAAAGATGTTTCTTTAACCATTCGCCATAATCCGCATCCCGGATATAGGGAATTACAGAACGGCTGAAATAGATAGCTTCGCTATTTTTATTGACTACAACTTTGGGTGATGATGGATTAAACAATGCTTCAAAACCATCCTCCACTGAAAAAGATTTCACCAAAGTTGCAATTTGCACATCAGGGTCTGAGAAACAACCTATCAGCAATTCTATTTGCGATGGATGGATAAAGGGCTCATCTCCTTGAATATTAAGGACTACATCGAAATGCAACCCTGTAGCATTTACCGCTTCACAACAACGGTCGGTGCCGCTTCTGTGCTTTTCGGATGTCATCAGAGCATTACCTCCAAAATTTTTTACAGCATCAAAAATACGGATTTCATCAGTGGCTACATACACATCGTTAACCACTTTTCTCACCTGTTCATACACACGTCTGATCATGGGTTTGCCATCCATGTCGGCAAGCGGTTTCCCTGGAAAGCGCGAAGATGCATACCGCGCCGGTATAATTGCTACAACTTTCATTTTCCAAATAAATATTATTCCTACTGTTATTATAACCTAATTAAATCAACTTCAAAAAAGTAATTGTTCCATAAAGCAATTTTTGACTACCAGTCAGTTAAACATTTATAAAGTCTGATTTCAGATATTTTTAACGGGCTTATTGTTTTAAATCTCAAATTTTCCGTACAACATATAACTGAGAATTCTCATAACGTTTAACAACAACCTCCTCGTCTTTATCAACAAACCCCTTCAGTGAGATAGCATCGTAATACTCTCCTTCTACGTACACCCGTCCCGATGGCCGTAAAACAGTTGCCGCCACCCCTGTTTTACCTACCATGGCCAACGGCTCCATGGGTACCGATACAAAACCCTCCTGATCTGCATGCAATGCTGCAAAGTTAAGAAATCCGGGCTTCCCAATCCTACCCGACAGATAGATAATAAGGACAACACTCAACCCCATTCCTCCAAGCACTGTCATCACCGCCCTAAACATCTCTGTGGCAGGGAGCCCTTCAAAATTGAACCGTACATTTCCTATAAGGGCCAGCACTAATGCAGATATAACAAACAGAATTCCCAGTATTCCGGTGACACCAAAGCCGGGAATGACAAATATCTCAAAAACAATGAATATTAGTCCCAGTACAAAAAGTAGCACTTCCCAATTCTGGGCATATCCTGTGAGATACAACGGGGTAAAGTAGAGTAGTGCCGCCGTAATAGCCATTGCAGATGGAAATCCTACACCGGGTGACTGCAGTTCAAAATAGATACCTCCTATAATAAACATGATCAAAAAAGCTTGTACCAGCCCATTGGTAAGAAAACCTTTTATCTTATCATAGAAAGAGGGATTGTAGGTTTCGAACGTATAGTCGTTATAACCCAAATATGTGACAACCAGTTCATGAACATTCTCTGCAATACCGTCACAATATCCCAGCTCAACAGCCTGATTAGCAGTTAAAGTAAGTACTCTTGTAGAATCGTCATAACCCGGTATTACTGTTCTTTCATCAACCATTGCCTCAGCTATAGCCGGGTCGCGCTTCCATTTTGTAATGGTATCACCATTTTGCACTATCACTGTTTTGCCGTGACTCTCTGCAGTAGCACGTATAATACCTCTCATATACGACTGGTATTTATCGGGAGACTGGGCTCCGGTAGCTCCGTCAACGACAGTTGCCGCACCAATTGACGCGCTGCTGCGCATGAAGATACTGTCACAGGCTATCGAAATAAGAGCGCCGGCTGACGCTGCATTATTATCTATAAACACATACACGGGAATTTGGAAATTGAGTATTGCCGTTCGCATGGAATCTGCCTCGAGAACGCTTCCGCCATAAGTGTTCATATGCAGGAGTACGGCATGGGCATTTTTCTCCATTGCATTGTGAAGTCCGTTCTGGAGATATATCCATGTGTTACTCCCTATATTTTCCTTGACATTTATCCGGTAGATCAATGGCTTTGATTCCTGTGCCTGAATACTGAAAGAGAGGATCAGGATAAACAGCAAACATGCAACTTGTAATTTTTTCATTTTTAACAGGTTTGATTAGACAAAGATAATAGATTTTGCTTTTATGCGTACATTTTCATTATAAATGTGTATATTTGTATTT
Protein-coding sequences here:
- a CDS encoding transposase, yielding MFKKTSVNPQYDMFSTPSTQMGKREAKKYDDPAAWHNRFYANVTSQIDETIFAPLFKQGNMGAPNASIRVIIGMSIIKEGFGCSDEDLFDKCQFDLLVRKALGLVSLSDVAPSIDTYYLLRRRICEYENRYGVNLMEKSFEQLTGDQLSTFKISGKSVRMDSKLIGSNIAWYSRFEIIHNTFRGFIKDLGDRGMLLLNPRLRKQVLLFFRRRCSEYGLPLKQ
- the galE gene encoding UDP-glucose 4-epimerase GalE — translated: MSKRILVTGGTGYIGSHTVVELQQAGYEVIIIDNLSNSNADVLEGITRITGKRPIFDKLDCTDFEAMKSLFKKYSFDGIIHFAASKAVGESVQKPLMYYRNNLVSLINLLELMPQYNVKGIVFSSSCTVYGEPDINPIDENAPIKPAASPYGNTKQINEEIIQDFVHSGAPIKSIILRYFNPIGSHPSAEIGELPLGVPQNLVPYITQTGIGIRQQLSVFGDDYNTPDGTCIRDFINVVDLAKAHVIAIERMLEDKSAEKVEIFNLGTGNGLSVLELIHVFEKVSGEALNYKVVGRREGDIEQIWAQPDKANNVLGWKARETIEDTMASAWKWQLRLREKGVM
- a CDS encoding lysylphosphatidylglycerol synthase transmembrane domain-containing protein, giving the protein MIDFVKKYKPYLIAVLLVTVSLLIARFVCSIDFKSLKNYLSEMPGMFAGVITASLCAYISSTLSWRLCMGNEGKKVPFIELFMYRHVGEMLSFFNPTSIVAGESLKAIILAKKGVSAKHGISSILLQRVLIIFSGLFLGVVTMMYLTLGHILNSRNVLMVIIVSALPLLMAHQVMRFLVHPKLFIGKTMENLKKKTGWPVFSDNLITSAYEMNEASSIFFHENKMKFFLAFLMCIIYWLFGAAEFYIILNMMGMEISIIQASAVEMGVMLFKAAGAIVPGQIGVEEYGNKVMLDVIGIVSNEIWLVVTLIRRGRQLLWLMIAGIFMLIISKTLSPLR
- a CDS encoding lysophospholipid acyltransferase family protein; translation: MKEILRFLYQWIIFVPVFILFTLLTALIVITMAPIFGSRFWGYFPPKWWSKLTCRLALCRIKTKGYENLDPQQSYVFIANHQGAFDIFLVYGFLNQNIKWVQKQSLRNIPFVGFASKKAGHVFVDNSTLASRKATIEKAKEQIADGSSMVIFPEGARTVTGKMGRFKKGAYHIAYDMKLPIVPLTINGSYEVLVRNSLRLRLCKKMELIIHEPIPTENLSEADIPQLIERTKETIHKSLWEKYK
- a CDS encoding lactonase family protein gives rise to the protein MYKNLAMVCLIGALSASCTGNCSGKPDATKAPRSEKSVVMAKEGEMFLLAGTYTSAEGSKGVYVYRFDTVTGESGQISMAVVSNPSYLVLSPDEKYVYTVGENDKGNSAVHAFAFDKKNGNLTNINSQLTNSAGPCYITIDNRGKNVHTANYGGGSISSFQVKSDGSLTPATSVMLFEGSGPDTKRQESPHLHSVRYSPDGHFLFATDLGTDKLYRFSVSDTPFEGQPSIYESSLTEFAAPAGTGPRHFDFHPDGGRYLYLLGELSGEIIVYDYHFGELQQKQVIASDTVGARGSADIHVSPDGRYLYASNRLQADGVSIFSINSDDGTLEKVGYQPTGKHPRNFVITPNGKFLLVACRDDNVIQVFRINEETGLLTDINKDIYISMPVCLKFATSAE
- a CDS encoding peptidoglycan bridge formation glycyltransferase FemA/FemB family protein; translation: MTKYNVKTYYKKDDLPPLEERNFFHFSASFDWYGNSPTYTPFMLVAFEKERPVAAMFAIIMRINHFFRGSLFKRCFISQQPDFFEEGLPQIEIFELLITQLVKEVRKKVFLIRYENLGNAIFGYKGFRDNHFYSVKWINIRNSLQRKRKIWDQLSPSRKNQVNKAIRKGVVMEEFTSEENLHEIYNLIQNTNNKKISRRFPPYKYFENFFHYYIKTGKGKIMITRYQGKIIGGAILGFEKNNTVYCLYYWGKTKRYKMLYPTIFTIYSAMKMAEENGFRYFDFMDVVFLNKNAGRSRFLLQFGGKQRATRRWYRFNWGLLNFFANRIYD
- a CDS encoding winged helix-turn-helix domain-containing protein, producing the protein MNKKIIGTNARIIWNLLNNSQKWNVSQLCEASGLSEKEIYTAIGWLARENKIEIEKSPGGNEDYYLVIEYYF
- a CDS encoding DUF5606 family protein, whose translation is MLSKILSVTGRPGLFKLISTGKNLNIVESLNDSKRIPVYAHEKVVALSDVSMYTMDSDVPLRDVLKKIKEKENGNRVTIGSKSSAKELFAFLEEILPDYNKESVYASDVKKLISWYNILMESDIDLEEEEKTEETPSENPEAGEEAEETPSENSEAGEITKQKD
- a CDS encoding phosphatidate cytidylyltransferase codes for the protein MNLKNLITRAVAGIIYILVVLLGILGGRFSFLAIFGAILGTGLFEFYRMVEKDTSHAISKIFNIVMGLLIFVAVFLYQENINNYALPVMIMLYMLVLIASSVFIRRHDILHGIIYSVFGQVYITMPLSLLMFISYSYHAELTGGGYDWVPILALFVFLWVNDTAAYFIGSIIGKHKLIEHISPKKSVEGFIAGILFTLLASIIYARVYTEFSTFFWMGFAFVVSLSGTLGDLFESLIKRTCAVKDAGQLIPGHGGILDRIDSLIVAVPAVYLYLIIFLSF